A single Micromonospora sp. CCTCC AA 2012012 DNA region contains:
- a CDS encoding ABC transporter substrate-binding protein — MSKMPRGEIHGTYDRRRLLRTAGLAAAGMALSSPALAACQVGAGAKSSARSRSLKIGFVSPRTGPAASFGESDSYVLELARSALASGLAVGGNTYQVEILDRDGQSDPQHSARVANDLINSDQVDLMLATSTAETVNPVSDACEAAGVPCISTVVPWESWYFGRGGKPEQKKAFTYTYHFCFGVAEFHNAYTHLWPQVATNRKVGVLWPNDSTGNAIRQTLGPLLTKSGYTVVDPGAYTDGTNDYSSQIARFKAERCDIFSTFPIPSDFATFWRQAIQQGYHPKIAQTAKTGVFPSQVESLGPIGVGLAGAAYWTPAFPYTSSLTKVSSQRLGDGYQKAAGKQWNQQLGPSLALFDAAAAAFTAASDPQDRQAVAQAIARLDVETPVGRLHWGSGPNANVVATPILGGQWRASAAGSQFPLDFVLCENSSDPMVPVTTRLQPLR, encoded by the coding sequence ATGAGCAAGATGCCCCGTGGCGAAATCCACGGCACATACGATCGCCGCCGACTTCTCCGCACGGCGGGCCTCGCCGCCGCCGGAATGGCCCTGTCCAGTCCGGCGCTGGCCGCCTGCCAGGTGGGCGCGGGGGCGAAGAGCAGCGCCCGCTCACGCAGCCTGAAGATCGGCTTCGTCAGTCCCCGCACCGGACCCGCGGCGTCCTTCGGCGAGTCCGACAGCTACGTGCTGGAGCTCGCGCGCTCCGCGCTCGCGTCGGGACTGGCCGTCGGTGGCAACACCTACCAGGTCGAGATCCTCGACCGCGACGGCCAGTCCGATCCACAGCACAGCGCGCGGGTCGCCAACGACCTGATCAACTCCGACCAGGTCGACCTTATGCTGGCCACCTCCACCGCGGAGACGGTCAACCCGGTGTCCGACGCCTGCGAGGCCGCCGGGGTGCCCTGCATCTCGACGGTCGTGCCGTGGGAGTCCTGGTACTTCGGCCGGGGCGGCAAGCCGGAGCAGAAGAAGGCCTTCACCTACACCTACCACTTCTGCTTCGGCGTGGCCGAGTTCCACAACGCCTACACCCATCTGTGGCCGCAGGTGGCCACCAACCGCAAGGTCGGGGTGCTGTGGCCAAACGACTCCACCGGCAACGCCATCCGGCAGACCCTCGGCCCGCTGCTGACCAAGAGCGGATACACCGTCGTCGACCCCGGCGCCTACACCGACGGCACCAACGACTACTCGTCGCAGATCGCCCGCTTCAAGGCCGAACGATGCGACATCTTCAGCACGTTCCCGATCCCGAGCGACTTCGCCACGTTCTGGCGGCAGGCGATCCAGCAGGGCTACCACCCGAAGATCGCCCAGACGGCGAAGACCGGTGTGTTCCCCTCACAGGTCGAGTCCCTGGGCCCGATCGGGGTCGGCCTCGCCGGTGCCGCCTACTGGACGCCCGCCTTCCCGTACACCTCCTCCCTGACGAAGGTGTCATCCCAGCGGCTGGGCGACGGCTATCAAAAGGCCGCCGGCAAACAGTGGAACCAGCAGCTCGGTCCGAGCCTGGCCCTCTTCGACGCCGCCGCGGCGGCGTTCACCGCCGCGAGCGACCCGCAGGATCGCCAGGCCGTGGCCCAGGCGATCGCCCGCCTCGACGTGGAGACGCCCGTCGGTCGGTTGCACTGGGGCAGCGGGCCCAACGCCAACGTCGTCGCGACCCCCATTCTCGGCGGCCAGTGGCGCGCGTCCGCCGCCGGTAGCCAGTTCCCCCTCGACTTCGTCCTCTGTGAGAACTCGTCGGACCCGATGGTGCCGGTCACCACACGGCTGCAGCCCCTGCGGTGA